A stretch of the Gracilinanus agilis isolate LMUSP501 chromosome 4, AgileGrace, whole genome shotgun sequence genome encodes the following:
- the TNF gene encoding tumor necrosis factor has product MSTESMIQDVELAEEALQRKARGLQGSGHCLCLTLISFLVLSGATVLFCLLHYGVIGPQKEQPSIKLSFLHSLFFPILGSYQTESDKPVAHVVAKPTAEGQLQWSSGYANDLLNGMELKDNQLVVPATGLYLVYSQLLFKGEDCANKPLLLMHTVSRVARSYPNKVSLLAAIKSPCQRAAQGSRESNPWYEPIYLGGVFQLEKGDMLSSDTNYPNYLDFAESGQVYFGVIAL; this is encoded by the exons ATGAGCACAGAGAGCATGATCCAAGACGTAGAGTTAGCAGAAGAGGCTCTTCAGAGGAAGGCAAGGGGGCTCCAAGGCTCTGGACATTGCCTCTGCCTCACTCTCATCTCTTTCCTTGTTCTTTCTGGAGCCACTGTTCTCTTCTGCCTGCTGCACTATGGGGTCATCGGACCCCAGAAAGAACAG CCCAGTATtaaactttcatttcttcattctcttttcttccccattcTAGGATCTTATCAGACTGAAAGTGACAAGCCTGTGGCTCATGTTGTAG CTAAACCCACAGCAGAAGGGCAGCTCCAGTGGTCGAGTGGGTATGCCAATGACCTCCTGAATGGCATGGAATTGAAAGACAATCAACTAGTAGTGCCAGCCACTGGGCTCTACCTGGTCTACTCTCAGCTCCTTTTCAAGGGTGAGGACTGTGCCAACAAACCTCTGCTCCTCATGCACACCGTCTCCCGGGTTGCACGATCTTACCCAAACAAAGTCAGCCTCCTTGCTGCTATCAAGAGCCCATGCCAGAGGGCAGCACAAGGATCCAGGGAATCCAATCCCTGGTATGAACCAATCTACCTGGGTGGTGTCTTCCAGCTTGAGAAAGGTGATATGCTCAGTTCTGATACCAACTACCCAAATTATCTTGACTTTGCTGAGTCTGGCCAGGTCTATTTTGGAGTCATTGCCctttga
- the LTA gene encoding lymphotoxin-alpha, whose product MTPSGVLCLLGALSLQVLWLKPPGAQGAPNPDNSHSSSLVLPQTAQPLSQKRLKRDTHKPAAHLVGDPRAQDSIHWRASTDHAFLQHGFSLSNNSLVVPTSGLYFVYSQVVFTGTSYLPKVPPTPLYLSHEVLLFSSKYQVHVPLLSAQKSVCPGPQGPWMKSIYQGAVFLLTQGDRLSTHTDGISHLLQSPSSVFFGAFAL is encoded by the exons atgaccccatctggagtcTTGTGCCTCCTGGGGGCGTTAAGCCTCCAGGTGCTTTGGCTGAAGCCACCAGGGGCTCAG GGGGCTCCAAATCCTGATAACTCCCACTCATCTAGCCTAGTCCTACCTCAGACAGCTCAGCCTCTCAGCCAGAAGCGCCTCAAAAGAGACACCCACAAACCAGCTGCCCACCTTGTTG GAGACCCCAGGGCCCAGGACTCCATACATTGGAGGGCGAGCACAGACCACGCTTTTCTCCAACATGGCTTCTCCCTAAGCAACAACTCCCTGGTGGTTCCCACAAGTGGCCTCTACTTCGTTTACTCCCAGGTTGTCTTCACAGGAACCAGCTATCTTCCTAAAGTTCCCCCAACCCCCCTCTACCTGAGCCATGAGGTGCTCCTCTTCTCCTCCAAGTACCAGGTTCATGTACCCCTCCTGAGTGCCCAGAAGTCTGTGTGCCCAGGGCCCCAAGGGCCCTGGATGAAATCAATCTACCAAGGAGCTGTGTTTCTGCTCACCCAGGGAGATCGGCTATCCACTCATACAGACGGTATCTCTCACCTGCTCCAGTCCCCTAGTAGTGTCTTTTTTGGGGCCTTTGcactatag
- the LST1 gene encoding leukocyte-specific transcript 1 protein: MSEKREKGYWICKIYILGAIGGVEGLLFLLVLILSGCIYQLRKRVRRLERDREDSLEQQLHYASLQRLPSGLKEGAGEAFQNDPSGDYACVKKSSNV; this comes from the exons ATgtctgagaaaagagaaaaaggctaCTGGATTTGCA AAATCTACATATTGGGGGCTATAGGAGGGGTGGAGGGCCTCTTGTTCCTGCTTGTACTCATTCTGTCTGGCTGTATTTACCAGCTCCGAAAAAGAG TGAGGAGACTGGAGAGGGACAGG GAAGACTCTTTGGAGCAGCAGCTTCATTATGCCTCTCTCCAGAGGCTTCCATCCGGGCTGaaggaaggagctggagaagcTTTTCAAAATGATCCCAGTGGGGACTATGCCTGTGTCAAGAAGTCTAGTAATGTGTAA
- the LTB gene encoding lymphotoxin-beta, giving the protein MGVPGLGTRAGGPNEKGCLLVASIGAAILGTLLLSIPLTILTMLALMPQEQRGQVADPSGPGGQLQQQLGFHHLPEESRSDLRSIPPAAHLIGVPKQCHGLCWESENEEAFLQSGTQFLGDEGLALPQDGVYFLYCHIGYRGRAPSAGEQPHSHHHAGEPGVSVILSSWLYRTGGAYGSGEPELLLQGADTVNPIVQQAGGVGKGTLWYASVGFGGLAQLRGGERIYVNVSHPGMVDFRRGKTFFGAVMVG; this is encoded by the exons ATGGGGGTTCCAGGGCTGGGGACTCGTGCTGGTGGGCCTAATGAGAAAGGTTGCCTTTTGGTGGCCTCAATAGGAGCTGCAATATTGGGGACTCTGCTGCTGTCTATACCCCTCACTATCCTGACTATGTTGGCCCTGATGCCCCAAGAACAGAGGGGACAG GTAGCTGACCCCTCTGGTCCAGGAGGACAATTGCAGCAGCAACTGG GATTTCATCACCTGCCAGAGGAGTCCAGATCAGATCTCAGGTCCATTCCTCCAGCTGCACACCTCATAG GTGTCCCAAAACAATGTCATGGGCTTTGCTGGGAGTCAGAGAACGAGGAAGCGTTTTTGCAGAGTGGAACACAATTCTTGGGGGATGAAGGGCTGGCCCTTCCCCAAGATGGAGTCTATTTCCTGTACTGTCACATCGGGTACAGGGGCCGAGCTCCCTCTGCTGGAGAACAACCCCACTCTCATCATCATGCTGGGGAGCCTGGAGTCTCTGTAATCCTCAGTAGTTGGCTCTATCGGACTGGGGGCGCCTATGGGTCGGGGGAGCCAGAACTGCTGCTGCAGGGGGCTGATACTGTGAACCCTATCGTGCAGCAGGCCGGGGGGGTTGGGAAGGGAACCTTGTGGTATGCCAGTGTAGGGTTTGGGGGATTGGCTCAGCTTCGAGGGGGTGAGAGAATCTATGTTAATGTAAGTCATCCTGGCATGGTGGACTTCAGGAGGGGGAAGACATTCTTTGGGGCTGTAATGGTGGGATGA